In the genome of Veillonellales bacterium, one region contains:
- a CDS encoding sigma 54-interacting transcriptional regulator, whose protein sequence is MTAKILFVAPFAGLEKLAKEVVAERFADSAPFIQVIKGDLQEGMAVVKQAVEDGVEVIVSRGGTATLIEKNVNIPVVHIQVTVMDVLRALRQSGQSPGKIGIAGFENIIYGCEDLATLLGITFVEIALQNEAEAPGKIAAAAQNGLELIVGDAISTKLAARAGVKGSLIQSGKEAIYKAINDAGLIARIRREEQEKSELLRTVIDASAEGIIAIDVNERITIFNPMAEKFFQVSHFDAIGNQLQTVIPQFFLPGNDDSAEKTADIQRVGDKTLAIKHSRIKVNDENIGIIYTFQNVSQLQQLEQNVRKKLHAKGLVAYIKMSDIVGSTPVFNALKRKAMKYALTQSTILITGESGTGKEMLAQSIHNVSRRADGPFVAVNCAALPENLLESELFGYEEGAFTGARKGGRQGLFELAHGGTLFLDEIGEMPLFLQPRILRVLQEKAVMHLGGDSVIPIDVRIIAATNRDLAKLIAENKFRQDLYYRLNILRLHMPPLRERADDIPLLAKQMIKKMNQINGKITGINLAAREYLKQCDWPGNIRQLANTIERAMLLSGGPAITKQDIMEACDEAGEPAAERAGEKSNKDSLAMVEQETLLRVLREEEYNYKRAAARLGIHRTTLWRKLNAKAAKE, encoded by the coding sequence GTGACAGCGAAGATTTTATTTGTAGCCCCCTTTGCCGGGCTGGAAAAGTTGGCAAAGGAAGTTGTAGCGGAGCGGTTTGCTGATTCGGCGCCTTTTATTCAGGTAATCAAGGGCGATTTGCAAGAAGGTATGGCTGTCGTTAAGCAGGCTGTGGAAGACGGGGTTGAAGTTATTGTTAGCCGGGGCGGCACAGCAACCTTGATTGAGAAAAATGTGAATATACCGGTTGTGCACATTCAGGTTACGGTAATGGATGTTTTACGCGCTCTAAGGCAAAGCGGCCAAAGTCCCGGAAAAATCGGGATTGCCGGTTTTGAAAATATCATTTATGGCTGTGAGGATTTAGCGACACTTCTTGGTATTACCTTTGTGGAAATAGCATTACAAAATGAAGCTGAGGCACCGGGAAAAATTGCTGCCGCGGCCCAAAATGGCCTGGAACTTATCGTTGGCGATGCCATATCAACAAAATTGGCGGCTCGTGCCGGTGTAAAGGGGTCTTTGATCCAATCCGGCAAGGAGGCGATTTATAAAGCGATTAACGATGCTGGATTAATCGCGCGGATCCGGCGTGAGGAGCAAGAAAAATCAGAGCTGCTGCGCACGGTAATTGATGCGTCTGCCGAAGGCATTATTGCAATTGATGTGAATGAAAGGATTACTATTTTTAATCCGATGGCGGAAAAATTTTTTCAGGTATCCCACTTCGACGCTATTGGCAATCAGCTGCAAACAGTCATACCGCAATTTTTTTTGCCGGGGAATGATGATTCTGCGGAAAAAACGGCGGATATACAACGCGTCGGTGATAAGACACTGGCGATTAAGCATAGCCGGATTAAAGTCAATGATGAAAATATCGGCATTATTTATACATTCCAAAATGTTTCGCAGCTGCAGCAATTGGAGCAAAATGTCCGCAAAAAGCTGCACGCCAAAGGCTTGGTGGCTTATATAAAAATGTCCGATATTGTTGGCTCGACGCCGGTTTTTAATGCGTTAAAACGCAAGGCGATGAAGTATGCATTGACGCAGTCGACGATTTTGATTACAGGAGAATCAGGTACGGGTAAGGAAATGCTGGCACAAAGTATTCACAATGTGAGCAGGCGGGCCGACGGCCCCTTTGTTGCCGTAAATTGCGCGGCATTGCCGGAAAATCTGCTGGAAAGTGAATTATTCGGTTACGAGGAAGGTGCGTTTACCGGCGCCAGAAAAGGCGGCCGGCAGGGGTTGTTCGAACTGGCCCATGGCGGTACGCTTTTCTTAGATGAAATTGGTGAAATGCCGTTGTTTTTACAGCCAAGAATACTGCGTGTACTGCAGGAAAAAGCGGTCATGCATTTGGGCGGCGACAGCGTTATTCCCATTGATGTACGCATTATTGCTGCCACTAACCGCGATTTAGCAAAATTAATCGCAGAAAATAAATTCCGGCAGGATCTTTATTACCGGCTCAATATATTGCGCCTTCATATGCCGCCATTGCGGGAAAGGGCAGATGATATCCCGCTGCTGGCAAAACAAATGATTAAGAAAATGAATCAAATCAATGGGAAAATTACGGGGATCAATTTAGCAGCCAGGGAATATTTAAAGCAATGTGACTGGCCGGGTAATATCAGACAATTGGCCAATACGATAGAACGGGCTATGCTATTAAGCGGCGGGCCGGCTATTACGAAGCAGGATATCATGGAAGCCTGTGATGAAGCAGGCGAGCCGGCAGCGGAAAGAGCCGGTGAAAAAAGCAACAAAGACAGTCTGGCGATGGTGGAACAGGAGACGTTATTGCGGGTACTGCGGGAAGAAGAATATAATTATAAGCGCGCCGCGGCCAGATTGGGAATTCATCGGACGACGTTATGGCGAAAACTAAATGCCAAGGCAGCAAAAGAATAA
- a CDS encoding four-carbon acid sugar kinase family protein produces MVKLAVIADDITGANDTAVQFAKHNIRSRVRIDFDQQKLLHEPADVIVVDTESRDIAPAEAYRKVKTVCEALQTSGVKNIYKKVDSTLRGNLGAEIEAAAMVFQPELVVIAPAFPGNQRTTVGGYHLLANLPIELTEIAHAPKSPVNESRIVELLHTQTDSKIGLISLSTVMAGAGAIKQAIRHCLDRGESWIVFDAVLDEHLRLIVKTAQDYHNVLWVGSAGMAEQLPDFYQWSVEPQTAVIPGKGAVLVIAGSVSKVTQAQINAVLNLSNIQMIRMDAAKLIQNQEREIERCIKQAKVLLEQEKDVLIASAVDDYDVVDAVTAGKGLGISSTEVSEYTAAAFGTLAAGLADVQLAGMVLTGGDTAIHVCRALEAEAIEVLEQVTAGIPLCRLVGGRCNGLLVITKAGAFGNEDSFILSLQAMRKKRA; encoded by the coding sequence ATGGTAAAATTAGCGGTTATTGCCGATGATATAACCGGTGCGAATGATACGGCAGTACAATTTGCTAAGCATAATATAAGAAGTCGTGTAAGAATCGATTTTGATCAGCAAAAATTATTGCACGAACCGGCGGATGTTATTGTTGTCGATACGGAGAGCAGGGATATTGCGCCGGCAGAAGCTTACCGGAAAGTGAAAACAGTCTGCGAAGCTTTACAAACCAGTGGCGTGAAAAATATTTACAAAAAGGTTGATTCAACCCTGCGGGGAAATCTCGGCGCTGAAATTGAAGCGGCCGCAATGGTTTTTCAACCGGAGCTGGTCGTGATAGCGCCCGCTTTTCCCGGTAATCAGCGGACAACTGTCGGCGGCTATCATTTACTGGCTAATCTGCCGATTGAATTGACCGAAATTGCTCATGCGCCGAAGAGTCCGGTAAATGAGTCACGCATAGTGGAACTTTTACATACACAAACCGATAGTAAGATCGGGCTGATTTCACTTAGTACGGTTATGGCCGGAGCAGGAGCCATAAAACAGGCGATTCGGCATTGTTTAGATCGTGGCGAAAGCTGGATCGTATTTGACGCCGTATTGGATGAGCATTTACGGCTGATTGTCAAGACTGCCCAAGACTATCATAACGTTTTGTGGGTGGGATCGGCAGGAATGGCAGAACAGTTACCTGATTTTTATCAATGGTCAGTTGAGCCCCAAACTGCAGTAATTCCGGGGAAAGGGGCCGTCCTGGTGATTGCCGGCAGTGTGAGTAAAGTTACCCAAGCCCAAATCAATGCAGTACTGAATTTATCGAATATTCAAATGATAAGAATGGATGCAGCCAAACTCATTCAGAATCAAGAGCGGGAAATAGAACGGTGTATTAAGCAAGCGAAAGTTCTGCTTGAGCAGGAAAAAGATGTTTTAATTGCCAGTGCGGTTGATGATTATGACGTGGTTGATGCGGTTACGGCGGGAAAAGGCCTCGGGATCAGCAGTACTGAGGTAAGTGAGTATACCGCGGCTGCATTCGGTACTCTTGCCGCGGGTTTGGCGGATGTTCAATTAGCGGGTATGGTGCTTACCGGCGGTGACACGGCAATTCATGTTTGCCGGGCGTTAGAGGCGGAAGCCATTGAAGTACTGGAACAAGTTACTGCTGGAATTCCTCTCTGTCGATTGGTTGGCGGTCGTTGCAACGGGCTGCTGGTGATAACAAAAGCCGGCGCTTTTGGCAATGAAGATTCATTTATTTTGTCGCTGCAGGCAATGCGAAAAAAACGGGCGTAA
- the pdxA gene encoding 4-hydroxythreonine-4-phosphate dehydrogenase PdxA, with protein sequence MKPILGITMGDAAGIGPEIIVKALAERKIYDIARPVVFGDKKIIQRAVKIIGADLKCQAVQAPSLAGKAYGTIDIVDLANLPADLPFAQVDARAGKAAYEYIEKAADYALKQEIQAIVTAPLNKEALNLGGNHYPGHTEILAALSGQKDYSMMLVSGPLKVIHVTTHVPLRKACDLIKKARVLRVIKLADEALKMMGIENPRIAAAGLNPHSGEHGLFGDEEELEITPAVDAAKAIGINVTGPVPPDTVFYQAAIKKEFDIVVVMYHDQGHIPIKVLGFETGVNVTVGLPFIRTSVDHGTAFAIAGKGIADSRSMTESLLLGAQMAKVKFAHL encoded by the coding sequence ATGAAACCGATACTGGGAATTACAATGGGTGATGCGGCGGGAATTGGTCCGGAGATTATTGTCAAAGCATTGGCGGAAAGAAAAATATATGATATTGCAAGGCCGGTAGTTTTTGGCGATAAAAAAATAATTCAGCGGGCAGTCAAAATCATCGGTGCTGACTTAAAATGTCAGGCTGTCCAGGCACCAAGTCTGGCTGGTAAAGCGTATGGGACGATTGATATTGTTGATTTGGCTAATTTACCGGCGGATCTGCCTTTTGCCCAAGTAGATGCCCGAGCGGGTAAAGCAGCGTATGAATATATTGAAAAAGCTGCCGACTATGCGCTAAAGCAAGAAATTCAAGCAATTGTGACCGCTCCTTTAAATAAAGAAGCGTTAAATCTTGGCGGCAATCATTATCCGGGACATACTGAAATCTTGGCTGCACTGTCCGGGCAAAAAGATTATTCGATGATGCTGGTCAGCGGCCCGCTTAAAGTCATTCATGTAACAACTCATGTGCCGCTGCGAAAAGCCTGTGATCTTATTAAAAAAGCTCGCGTGCTTCGCGTGATTAAATTAGCCGATGAAGCTTTAAAAATGATGGGCATTGAAAATCCCCGGATCGCTGCAGCCGGGTTAAATCCCCATTCCGGTGAACATGGCTTGTTTGGCGACGAAGAAGAACTGGAAATTACACCAGCTGTTGACGCGGCAAAAGCAATAGGAATAAACGTTACCGGACCGGTGCCGCCGGATACTGTATTTTATCAAGCGGCGATCAAAAAAGAGTTTGATATTGTAGTGGTTATGTATCACGATCAGGGGCATATTCCCATCAAAGTCCTGGGCTTTGAAACAGGAGTTAATGTAACAGTCGGCTTACCTTTCATCCGGACTTCTGTTGACCATGGTACAGCCTTTGCTATTGCCGGTAAAGGTATTGCCGACAGCCGCAGTATGACAGAATCATTATTACTTGGCGCACAGATGGCAAAAGTGAAATTTGCTCATCTTTAA
- a CDS encoding 2-keto-3-deoxygluconate permease, producing MQIKRSVERIPGGMMMIPLLLGAVVNTLFPTAAKTFGSFTGAWMTGSLSILAVFFVCMGATIDVKATPYILKKGGTLLLGKLATGTCLGLLAAHFIPNGMIETGMFAGLSALAIMAAMNDTNGGLYMALIGQFGKSEDGAAYSIMSMESGPFFTMAALGVAGLAAFPWQTFVGAILPLIIGMVLGNLDRELREFLAKAVPVMIPFFAFALGNTLNLTTVWKAGLLGIMLGVGVVICTGTVLILLDKLTGGNGVAGIAAASTAGNAAVVPMAIASIDPAYASVAPAATMLVATSVIVTCILVPIVTALWARHVGVVNTDVSSSGV from the coding sequence ATGCAAATTAAAAGGTCGGTTGAGCGTATTCCCGGTGGGATGATGATGATACCGCTGCTGCTGGGAGCGGTCGTGAATACACTATTTCCAACAGCAGCTAAAACTTTCGGCTCTTTTACCGGTGCTTGGATGACCGGATCGTTATCAATTTTGGCGGTGTTCTTTGTATGCATGGGAGCTACCATTGATGTGAAGGCAACGCCATACATTTTAAAAAAAGGCGGGACATTACTGTTGGGCAAATTGGCGACTGGCACTTGTCTTGGCCTTTTAGCCGCTCATTTTATACCAAATGGCATGATTGAGACTGGAATGTTTGCAGGCCTTTCCGCATTGGCAATTATGGCCGCCATGAATGATACTAATGGGGGATTGTACATGGCGTTGATTGGTCAGTTCGGCAAGAGCGAAGATGGAGCAGCTTATTCGATCATGAGTATGGAATCAGGACCGTTTTTTACGATGGCCGCATTGGGAGTAGCCGGTCTGGCAGCATTCCCCTGGCAGACTTTTGTTGGCGCTATTCTGCCGCTGATCATCGGAATGGTTCTCGGTAATCTTGACCGGGAATTGCGTGAGTTTCTTGCCAAAGCTGTGCCGGTTATGATTCCTTTCTTTGCGTTTGCTTTAGGCAATACCTTGAACTTGACAACAGTCTGGAAAGCCGGTCTGCTGGGTATAATGCTGGGTGTCGGTGTAGTCATATGCACAGGTACTGTATTGATTCTTCTTGATAAACTTACGGGTGGAAATGGAGTCGCGGGTATCGCGGCGGCATCAACGGCTGGAAATGCAGCGGTTGTTCCTATGGCCATTGCATCCATTGATCCGGCGTATGCTTCTGTGGCTCCGGCGGCGACCATGCTGGTTGCTACTAGTGTTATCGTTACTTGTATTTTGGTGCCAATTGTTACTGCATTATGGGCCAGACACGTGGGTGTAGTTAATACAGATGTATCTTCTTCAGGGGTATAA
- a CDS encoding iron-containing alcohol dehydrogenase, whose protein sequence is MVAGAGSIKEIKDLAADYAAKNVVIITDQGVWNSGLVEKPKALLEGAGVNVHVINNTPPEPAVDQVAAIFQAAKEFECQMIIGIGGGSSMDTAKIVSLLFTNNVNLRELVKGKAQIKYRGIPTIMIPTTAGTGAEATPNAIVLVPEEELKVGIVSEKMVSDCVILDPAMTVDLPKHITANTGMDALCHAIECYISKKANPFSDTFALKAITLISRSIREAYNDGHNLTAREDMLLGALFGGISIATSSTTAVHALSYPLGGKYHIPHGLSNAILLPDVMKFNLDVCEEKFKDIAVAMGLELAGCTTREAAERMIDNLYSMIEDLNVKCDLQAKGINEAALDDMIEAAAKVTRLLDNNPKVVTREDMRAIYKKLL, encoded by the coding sequence ATTGTTGCCGGTGCGGGCAGTATTAAAGAAATAAAAGATCTTGCAGCTGATTATGCAGCGAAAAACGTAGTTATTATTACGGATCAAGGGGTTTGGAATTCCGGGCTGGTAGAAAAGCCGAAAGCATTGCTGGAAGGGGCAGGGGTTAATGTCCATGTAATAAACAACACGCCGCCGGAACCCGCGGTAGATCAGGTGGCAGCTATATTTCAGGCGGCAAAAGAGTTTGAATGTCAGATGATCATTGGTATTGGCGGCGGCAGCTCCATGGATACGGCAAAAATAGTTTCGTTGCTGTTTACTAACAATGTGAATTTACGGGAATTAGTCAAGGGAAAAGCACAGATAAAATATCGCGGGATCCCAACAATAATGATTCCGACTACAGCGGGAACCGGAGCTGAAGCAACGCCAAATGCCATTGTCCTGGTACCGGAAGAAGAATTGAAGGTTGGGATTGTCAGTGAAAAAATGGTATCAGACTGTGTAATTTTAGATCCGGCAATGACAGTTGATTTGCCTAAGCACATCACGGCGAATACGGGGATGGATGCCTTATGTCATGCCATTGAATGTTATATTTCGAAAAAGGCGAATCCCTTCAGTGACACTTTTGCGCTGAAAGCAATTACCCTGATTTCCCGCAGCATCCGCGAGGCATACAATGACGGACATAACTTAACAGCCCGGGAAGATATGCTTTTGGGAGCGCTGTTTGGCGGCATTTCGATTGCAACTTCCAGTACGACTGCTGTACATGCCTTATCGTATCCGCTGGGCGGGAAATATCATATTCCTCATGGTTTATCCAATGCAATCCTGCTGCCGGATGTGATGAAGTTCAATTTAGATGTCTGTGAAGAAAAATTTAAAGATATTGCCGTTGCTATGGGACTTGAACTTGCAGGCTGTACAACCAGAGAAGCCGCTGAACGGATGATTGATAATTTGTATTCTATGATTGAGGATCTGAATGTGAAATGCGACTTGCAGGCGAAAGGTATTAATGAAGCTGCCCTTGATGATATGATTGAAGCGGCTGCCAAAGTAACCCGTTTGCTAGATAACAATCCCAAAGTTGTAACTAGGGAGGACATGCGGGCAATTTATAAAAAATTATTGTAA